A section of the Cuniculiplasma divulgatum genome encodes:
- a CDS encoding enolase C-terminal domain-like protein, which translates to MKISKFEIIARDKVNQPLYPYVKPTDYYLDILGEKSPTEAAMIDNVAILKMTADDGSSSYFNTSSLVADYALTLFRKIENWDASEIGMAWDFLYRYSLPLGRAGVSMHAISVINLMMYDLYARHLKVPVYDLLGGKTRGKIKAYASHLHPLPLKELQKEAQEYVEEGYRVMKMRFSSGPADPNAMEKNEELVKAVRDQVGYNIELAADAWMSWTYNFAVRMLKKLEKYDLAWVEEPLHPDDFEGFKTLVRNVETPISAGEHHYHVHDMKKLLDAGIRILQPDTMWTGGLTSMKKIAGLAESYGAQVIPHAGNVYNLHFIISEPQAITPLAEYLTRYREWMEQHMTGIPHPKNGYITLPERPGFGVEYDGGK; encoded by the coding sequence ATGAAGATTTCAAAATTTGAGATTATAGCACGAGACAAGGTGAATCAGCCTCTCTACCCCTATGTAAAGCCAACAGACTACTACCTTGACATCCTCGGAGAGAAATCCCCGACAGAAGCTGCGATGATTGACAATGTAGCAATCCTGAAAATGACTGCAGATGACGGTTCCAGTTCCTATTTCAACACCTCTTCCCTTGTGGCGGATTACGCCCTTACATTATTCAGGAAGATCGAAAACTGGGATGCCTCAGAGATCGGCATGGCATGGGACTTTCTCTACCGTTATTCGCTTCCCCTGGGGAGGGCCGGAGTCTCCATGCATGCAATCAGCGTGATCAACCTCATGATGTATGACCTCTACGCAAGGCACCTGAAAGTCCCGGTATATGATCTCCTCGGAGGAAAGACAAGGGGTAAGATCAAAGCATACGCCAGCCACCTTCACCCTCTCCCCCTGAAAGAACTGCAGAAGGAAGCCCAGGAGTATGTCGAAGAGGGATACAGGGTTATGAAGATGCGTTTCAGCTCAGGGCCGGCAGATCCAAACGCAATGGAGAAGAACGAGGAACTGGTCAAAGCCGTAAGGGATCAGGTTGGCTACAATATTGAACTTGCTGCGGATGCCTGGATGTCGTGGACCTATAACTTCGCGGTGAGAATGCTCAAGAAGCTGGAAAAGTATGATCTTGCATGGGTTGAGGAGCCGCTCCATCCTGATGATTTCGAAGGGTTCAAAACACTGGTCAGGAATGTGGAAACGCCCATATCTGCGGGGGAACACCATTACCATGTTCATGACATGAAGAAGCTTCTTGATGCGGGCATACGGATACTCCAGCCTGACACCATGTGGACAGGCGGGCTCACCAGCATGAAGAAGATAGCGGGGCTTGCAGAATCCTATGGTGCCCAGGTCATTCCCCATGCAGGAAATGTATATAACCTGCATTTCATCATATCCGAACCGCAGGCCATTACCCCTCTGGCAGAGTACCTCACCAGGTACAGGGAATGGATGGAACAGCACATGACCGGAATTCCGCACCCGAAGAACGGTTACATCACACTGCCTGAAAGGCCCGGCTTTGGAGTTGAATATGACGGTGGAAAATAA
- a CDS encoding pyridoxal phosphate-dependent aminotransferase: MIGFETGSWIHSHTGKYDLSQSGMYGRISLEKYFDVKSLVSEGDLKESIASINNCDKSQVVITHGATEAFFTSIYHIYETGIRSSLTNLPDYEPLYKLPPHLGYTSKDSGLFITSNPNNPTGDLLQIPEGYSAYLIDETFLMFSSNLDALHYPANTYRINTFTKFFGGDDLRVGYIIAPSREDAEAIENLRGIFTEYVSRYNISVAYQIMSDLDSIVQEVREIQAQNYSFLINNKSDLRFYLDRKPRLGTVSFIDYSKYSEIDSFTLSELLFKKSISVVPAKFFGISGPYIRVCYSRSDFSVSFNKLIDFLNGIL, from the coding sequence ATGATAGGGTTTGAAACTGGTTCGTGGATTCACTCCCATACTGGAAAATACGATCTCTCTCAGAGTGGAATGTATGGAAGGATATCTCTTGAAAAATACTTCGATGTTAAATCATTAGTTTCAGAAGGAGATCTGAAGGAATCTATAGCAAGTATAAACAATTGTGACAAATCTCAGGTGGTAATAACCCACGGGGCTACTGAAGCATTTTTTACTTCTATCTATCACATATATGAGACTGGAATCAGAAGCAGCCTGACAAATCTTCCTGATTACGAACCACTTTATAAATTGCCTCCTCATCTAGGTTATACCTCCAAAGACTCTGGCTTATTCATTACTAGTAACCCCAATAATCCTACTGGTGACCTATTACAGATACCTGAGGGTTATTCAGCTTATTTGATCGACGAAACTTTTCTTATGTTTTCCTCCAATTTAGATGCTTTACATTACCCTGCCAACACTTATCGTATTAACACATTTACTAAATTTTTTGGTGGGGATGACTTGCGAGTTGGATACATTATCGCACCAAGTAGAGAGGATGCTGAGGCTATAGAGAACCTAAGAGGAATATTTACAGAGTATGTATCCAGGTATAATATTTCTGTTGCATACCAAATAATGAGCGATTTGGATTCAATTGTTCAAGAAGTTAGAGAGATTCAGGCTCAAAATTATAGCTTTCTTATTAATAACAAAAGTGATTTGAGGTTCTATTTAGATAGAAAACCTAGATTAGGAACGGTCTCGTTCATAGACTACTCAAAATATTCTGAAATTGATTCTTTTACTCTTTCCGAGCTTCTTTTTAAAAAGTCAATATCTGTCGTTCCTGCCAAATTTTTTGGGATTTCTGGCCCTTACATCCGCGTTTGCTATTCCCGCAGCGATTTTTCCGTTTCTTTTAATAAACTAATTGATTTCTTAAACGGCATTTTATAG
- a CDS encoding APC family permease yields the protein MEHYVNKSKLEPNQVSVLRASFYSLATILPFGVFGFAAIGVISFTPFAVEAFLVGFLVTLVSIGIAIPFSKRISNAGGWAAYAAAGAGKQIGYLTGWAYAGGYTVSTGALAATTGYLTSVFVSYFYNVTLPLYLIYIIDISVILVAYFIVRLKVKLMTYVGAIIGAIEVGSAIIIAISIIVLMGGHNSFQPLSFPKISALPAFFVGFIVGALGSYSGYGVILTLSEESRIPKRNVAKALLLTVITAAVVFILGTYAIVAGWGFSNLSSLVSLTAPGYTVIGKYLGKTMAIYALVLLLIADYGTAIGLMGAASRVYYSLGRDRIIPQWFSKLNKGDVPGNSSLLIALVGLVLSLGLTQMFVFLYGAVEGVFYGVAVLGLFGTFVFIFYHITTSISMPIYFKKIDQFKYYYIILPVIAIVVFLIILYYSLLGIAMPLLIMPIAVVVWLVLGYILIRRNVKLYNIKEFKLDQLEEGNVK from the coding sequence ATGGAGCATTATGTCAACAAAAGTAAGTTGGAGCCTAACCAGGTTTCTGTGCTTAGAGCTTCATTTTATTCATTGGCAACAATTTTGCCATTCGGAGTATTTGGATTTGCAGCAATAGGTGTAATTTCATTCACGCCCTTTGCTGTGGAAGCTTTTTTAGTTGGATTCTTAGTTACACTAGTATCTATAGGAATAGCTATACCATTTAGTAAGCGAATCTCAAATGCAGGTGGGTGGGCTGCATATGCGGCTGCTGGAGCAGGAAAGCAGATAGGGTATCTTACAGGATGGGCTTATGCAGGTGGATATACTGTTAGTACGGGCGCACTGGCCGCGACAACAGGTTATTTGACTTCTGTTTTTGTATCATATTTTTATAACGTCACATTGCCACTATATCTTATCTATATCATAGATATTTCAGTAATTTTAGTTGCCTATTTCATAGTTCGGCTGAAGGTAAAGCTGATGACTTACGTTGGTGCTATCATTGGAGCCATAGAGGTGGGTTCAGCTATTATTATTGCTATTTCCATAATCGTTCTAATGGGCGGGCATAATTCCTTTCAACCTTTATCGTTCCCCAAAATAAGCGCACTACCTGCTTTCTTTGTAGGATTTATCGTCGGTGCATTGGGAAGTTATTCAGGGTACGGTGTGATTCTAACCTTATCAGAGGAGTCTAGAATACCTAAAAGAAATGTTGCAAAGGCTTTGCTGCTTACTGTGATAACTGCCGCTGTTGTCTTCATTCTTGGAACATATGCAATAGTTGCGGGTTGGGGTTTCTCAAATTTATCATCATTAGTTTCACTTACTGCACCAGGCTACACGGTTATAGGAAAATATTTAGGAAAAACTATGGCAATATATGCTTTAGTCTTGCTTTTAATTGCAGATTATGGCACTGCCATCGGCCTAATGGGTGCGGCCTCAAGGGTATATTATTCCCTCGGGAGAGATCGTATAATTCCTCAATGGTTTTCCAAACTAAATAAGGGAGATGTCCCAGGTAATAGCTCTTTACTGATTGCACTAGTGGGGCTAGTTCTTTCACTTGGACTAACGCAGATGTTCGTATTTTTATATGGTGCGGTGGAAGGTGTATTTTATGGCGTAGCTGTGCTTGGTCTCTTTGGGACTTTCGTCTTCATATTCTATCACATCACGACATCAATTTCTATGCCCATTTATTTCAAGAAGATTGACCAGTTCAAATATTATTATATAATTCTACCTGTTATAGCAATTGTTGTGTTTTTGATTATTCTTTATTATTCGCTTTTAGGTATTGCAATGCCCCTCTTGATCATGCCTATAGCGGTAGTAGTCTGGCTAGTACTTGGCTACATTTTGATCAGAAGAAATGTGAAACTTTACAACATAAAAGAATTTAAGCTGGACCAACTAGAAGAAGGTAACGTAAAATGA
- a CDS encoding SDR family oxidoreductase — translation MADRFSGKKALVTGGSRGIGRAIALGLAREGADVCITYSSHDSEADTFVKEAEKLGRKAYKFKIDQSRVENVPSLMNYVEKQMGHVDVLVNNAGICPFRDFFDIDMGLFETVMKVNVESHYFITQAAARNMIASGIRGRILFISSISAIVGGEFQTHYTITKSGLNGLVHSLAIVFGKHGILVNSLEPGTILTDINAEDLSNMEKRKYMETRTAVKRLGLPEDMVEPALFLLSDQNTYVTGTELLADGGMLVNLQ, via the coding sequence ATGGCAGATCGATTCAGTGGAAAAAAAGCACTTGTCACAGGAGGATCAAGGGGAATAGGAAGGGCAATAGCTCTTGGCCTGGCACGTGAGGGTGCAGATGTATGCATTACCTACTCATCCCATGACAGCGAAGCTGACACATTCGTAAAGGAAGCTGAAAAACTTGGAAGAAAGGCCTACAAATTCAAAATTGATCAGAGCAGGGTTGAGAATGTTCCATCACTGATGAATTATGTTGAAAAGCAGATGGGGCACGTGGATGTTCTGGTCAACAATGCCGGCATCTGCCCATTCAGGGATTTTTTCGATATCGACATGGGGCTCTTCGAAACGGTGATGAAGGTGAACGTCGAAAGCCATTATTTCATCACCCAGGCCGCTGCCAGGAACATGATTGCATCAGGCATCAGGGGGCGTATTCTTTTCATCAGTTCCATAAGCGCAATTGTTGGAGGGGAATTCCAGACGCATTACACCATAACAAAGTCAGGACTGAACGGGCTTGTCCATTCACTGGCAATAGTTTTTGGAAAGCATGGAATACTTGTGAACAGCCTTGAGCCCGGAACCATACTGACTGACATCAATGCAGAGGATCTTTCCAACATGGAGAAGAGAAAGTACATGGAAACCAGGACTGCGGTGAAGCGCCTTGGCCTTCCCGAGGATATGGTGGAGCCTGCCCTTTTCCTGCTGTCGGATCAGAATACCTACGTCACTGGTACTGAGTTACTTGCAGACGGAGGAATGCTGGTTAATCTCCAGTGA
- a CDS encoding L-rhamnose mutarotase, with amino-acid sequence MRYAFHLTIRHGMEDEYDRRHADVWGDMKKMLKEAGISNYSIFRDGTHVFGYWECEDLGRTLATVNSSDVNARWQEYMNDVIITSPSERTSDGMREVFRLD; translated from the coding sequence ATGAGGTACGCTTTTCATCTCACAATACGGCATGGCATGGAGGATGAATACGACAGGAGGCACGCAGATGTATGGGGCGACATGAAAAAAATGCTCAAGGAAGCGGGCATATCAAATTATTCAATCTTCAGGGACGGCACACATGTGTTCGGCTACTGGGAATGCGAGGACCTGGGCAGGACACTTGCAACAGTGAACAGCAGCGATGTCAATGCAAGGTGGCAGGAATACATGAATGATGTTATCATAACATCACCCTCAGAGAGAACTTCGGATGGCATGAGGGAAGTATTCCGGCTGGACTGA
- a CDS encoding helix-turn-helix domain-containing protein, which translates to MKISAGNDSRYILVQFKIRHEGCWSNSLAETGSIAHTIIIKPFKDRNYVFGGIEVQSEFLKGFRLFYNGFRHSGSIREVMQLDAVDSRRKLYRIIFREKYEDMVSTVMYEHSSLFQSDFIDGTGEEIVAILPQDDVHDARRELENLGELSYFKVRDVNIDDFVGTNLDLTPQERHALHWAHSSGYYEVPRQVHLEDVAAKVGLSKSALAEALRKAESKVITKWESEHMFLHGLFSK; encoded by the coding sequence ATGAAGATTTCCGCCGGAAACGACAGCCGGTACATCCTGGTGCAGTTCAAGATCAGGCATGAAGGGTGCTGGTCCAACTCACTGGCTGAAACGGGAAGCATTGCACACACAATAATCATAAAGCCGTTCAAGGACAGGAATTATGTCTTCGGAGGAATAGAGGTCCAGTCTGAGTTCCTCAAGGGATTCAGGCTCTTCTACAACGGTTTCAGGCATTCCGGTTCCATAAGGGAGGTAATGCAGCTGGACGCTGTTGACAGCAGGAGAAAACTTTACAGGATCATATTCAGGGAGAAGTATGAGGACATGGTGTCCACAGTTATGTATGAGCATTCATCACTGTTCCAGAGCGATTTCATTGACGGAACAGGTGAGGAGATTGTTGCCATCCTCCCGCAGGACGATGTTCATGATGCCAGAAGGGAGCTTGAAAATCTGGGAGAGCTGTCCTATTTCAAGGTAAGGGATGTCAATATAGATGATTTCGTAGGCACGAACCTTGACCTGACCCCGCAGGAAAGGCATGCACTCCACTGGGCCCATTCTTCAGGGTACTATGAAGTGCCAAGGCAGGTGCATCTTGAGGATGTTGCTGCAAAGGTGGGGCTTTCAAAATCTGCGCTTGCTGAGGCACTGAGAAAGGCAGAGAGCAAGGTCATAACAAAGTGGGAGTCCGAACATATGTTTCTTCATGGTCTCTTCTCAAAATAA
- a CDS encoding galactitol-1-phosphate 5-dehydrogenase translates to MKALEWSNIKEMKVREMPEPELKPGWVLLRVAFTGICGSELSAYVGQNELRKPPSVMGHEFSGTVIKADSPEDEYLVGKKVTVNPLVTCGKCRFCRRGDRQLCPERKIIGVNFPGSFAEFVAVPASSCYLTDDLLLGSLTEPLATAFHAVRKSLVEPGDRALVIGAGTIGLMATAVLKLFGASFIAVSETNQHRREWSRDWGADMLIDPSATKVGSNTAAEKYDVVIDAVGLKATRKFAINSAESGGRVMFVGLHEPDADVPGNMVIRNEISISGSFCYTDDDYRRSAGLINSGFLSSHSNWYDMRDLERGNESFMEQLKPDAPFSKIILSSEA, encoded by the coding sequence ATGAAAGCCCTGGAATGGTCAAACATAAAGGAAATGAAGGTCAGGGAAATGCCGGAGCCCGAGCTTAAGCCGGGATGGGTGCTTCTGAGGGTTGCATTCACCGGCATCTGCGGTTCCGAGCTGTCCGCATACGTGGGCCAGAATGAACTCAGGAAACCACCCAGCGTCATGGGGCATGAGTTTTCCGGTACAGTAATTAAGGCAGACTCGCCTGAGGACGAGTATCTGGTGGGAAAAAAAGTAACAGTGAACCCGCTGGTGACATGCGGCAAGTGCAGATTCTGCCGCAGGGGCGACCGCCAGCTGTGCCCTGAGAGAAAGATAATTGGCGTGAACTTTCCCGGTTCCTTCGCTGAATTTGTGGCTGTGCCGGCATCATCATGCTACCTGACTGATGATCTGCTTCTCGGTTCACTGACCGAACCACTTGCCACGGCATTTCATGCGGTCAGAAAATCACTTGTTGAACCCGGCGACCGGGCTCTGGTCATTGGTGCGGGAACCATAGGGCTCATGGCAACAGCAGTCCTGAAACTTTTTGGCGCGTCATTCATAGCAGTTTCAGAGACGAACCAGCACAGGCGCGAATGGAGCAGGGACTGGGGAGCAGACATGCTCATTGATCCTTCCGCCACAAAGGTTGGCAGCAACACAGCTGCTGAAAAGTACGATGTCGTAATAGATGCTGTAGGCCTGAAGGCAACAAGGAAGTTTGCCATAAATTCTGCTGAATCAGGAGGCAGGGTCATGTTTGTGGGTCTTCATGAGCCGGATGCCGATGTTCCTGGAAATATGGTTATCAGGAACGAGATCAGCATTTCCGGATCATTCTGCTACACCGATGATGATTACAGGAGGTCAGCCGGCCTCATAAATTCAGGGTTTCTCAGCAGCCACAGCAACTGGTATGACATGAGGGATCTGGAAAGGGGCAACGAATCCTTCATGGAACAGCTGAAGCCGGATGCGCCATTCTCGAAGATTATTCTCTCATCAGAGGCCTGA
- a CDS encoding fumarylacetoacetate hydrolase family protein — MKIGNVRIGGKVEAAVQIENRIIPMSSVKGFQEKYGSAVTDDIIRNPEMYQAAAALADHVPTSVQIDDGKMSFAPVVMQPQKIICVGLNYRSHVEETRDRIPESPVLFSKYANSLAGSGDAIAIPQETRQLDYEGELGIVIGKKGSNIRESDALDHVFGYFIGNDVSARDLQFRTSQWLLGKSGDGFYPCGPFITTADEIRDPQKLSIRTRLNGEIRQDSDTSYMIFSCSYLISYISRFMTLYPGDIISTGTPEGVILGMPEDRRVWIRSGDRVSVEIEGLGRLENTFS, encoded by the coding sequence ATGAAGATAGGAAACGTCAGGATTGGCGGTAAGGTTGAAGCTGCTGTGCAGATTGAAAACAGAATCATTCCCATGTCTTCTGTTAAAGGGTTTCAGGAAAAGTACGGGAGTGCAGTTACAGATGACATCATCCGGAATCCGGAAATGTATCAGGCTGCCGCTGCACTGGCAGATCATGTGCCCACATCCGTCCAGATCGATGATGGAAAGATGTCATTTGCGCCCGTTGTAATGCAGCCACAGAAAATAATCTGCGTGGGGCTTAATTACAGGAGCCATGTAGAGGAGACCAGAGACAGGATTCCCGAAAGTCCCGTGCTGTTCAGCAAGTATGCAAATTCCCTGGCAGGATCCGGGGATGCCATAGCAATACCGCAGGAAACCAGGCAGCTGGATTACGAAGGTGAACTTGGCATAGTCATTGGGAAGAAGGGTAGCAACATAAGGGAATCCGATGCCCTTGATCATGTTTTCGGCTACTTCATAGGCAACGATGTCTCCGCAAGGGATCTGCAGTTCAGGACCTCGCAGTGGCTACTTGGGAAATCGGGTGATGGTTTCTATCCATGCGGGCCGTTCATAACAACTGCAGATGAGATCAGGGATCCCCAGAAGCTGTCCATAAGAACCAGGCTCAATGGGGAAATCAGGCAGGATTCTGACACTTCATACATGATATTCTCCTGCTCTTACCTCATCAGCTACATTTCAAGATTCATGACACTCTATCCCGGCGACATAATCTCCACAGGAACACCTGAGGGCGTGATACTCGGGATGCCTGAGGACAGGAGGGTATGGATCAGGAGCGGTGACAGAGTATCAGTAGAGATAGAGGGCCTTGGCAGGCTTGAGAACACATTCTCCTGA
- a CDS encoding (Fe-S)-binding protein, whose protein sequence is MSVEGREVQDRQGRMMFQQLESIRDVMMDSLMKNYVPFPIDRSVCSAWTDSLKKGGETIIYTSFMYQLSSLFRAYEKHLSTFARMGGSARLASLGKFFIKPDRDDLRRGYRILSNISNLLLKNGIDHGYLYDDEPYSGGLLLELGMLDQFWEYGSRVLKLMKDHGVKRVITVDPHTTNAMNRLKEHFGADIEVHNYLTLIQKYSGRGKFVFHDPCLYTRYDTIGGKIREIAGTAGVELIEDRMVTSRDLGTCCGGPLGPVNMDLSDSIAKYRAEKLLTVSQNVMVACPLCYQNLKPYVSGMKDLAEVIE, encoded by the coding sequence ATGAGCGTTGAAGGCAGAGAAGTGCAGGATCGGCAGGGAAGAATGATGTTCCAGCAGCTTGAAAGCATACGGGATGTGATGATGGATTCCCTCATGAAGAACTATGTCCCTTTTCCCATCGACAGGTCAGTCTGCAGTGCCTGGACCGACTCACTTAAAAAGGGCGGGGAGACAATCATATACACATCATTCATGTACCAGCTTTCCAGCCTCTTCAGGGCATACGAAAAGCACCTTTCAACCTTTGCAAGGATGGGAGGATCGGCAAGGCTTGCATCACTCGGGAAGTTCTTCATAAAGCCTGACAGGGATGATCTCAGGAGAGGCTACAGGATTCTTTCAAACATATCAAACCTGCTCCTGAAGAACGGCATAGATCATGGTTACCTGTACGATGATGAGCCATACAGCGGAGGATTACTGCTGGAACTTGGCATGCTTGATCAGTTCTGGGAATACGGATCCAGGGTGCTGAAACTGATGAAAGATCATGGGGTAAAGCGGGTAATTACTGTGGATCCACACACAACAAATGCAATGAACAGGCTTAAGGAGCATTTCGGAGCAGACATCGAGGTCCATAATTACCTCACCCTGATCCAGAAATATTCCGGCAGGGGGAAATTTGTCTTCCATGATCCATGCCTGTATACCAGATATGACACCATTGGGGGCAAGATAAGGGAAATCGCCGGCACCGCAGGAGTTGAGCTCATTGAGGACAGGATGGTCACTAGCCGGGACCTTGGCACGTGCTGCGGAGGACCCCTGGGGCCTGTCAATATGGACCTCAGCGACAGCATAGCAAAATACAGGGCCGAGAAACTGCTAACCGTATCACAGAACGTCATGGTGGCATGCCCGCTCTGCTACCAGAACCTTAAGCCATACGTGAGCGGCATGAAGGATCTGGCGGAGGTGATTGAATGA
- a CDS encoding lactate utilization protein B: MSNWSIAIERALENNVPKVDSILEKYPYLHMMADEIRDAKLRVIADLDSYVKQTMESVEATGGRAYLARTTDEARDILKKIVGTGRKIVMAKSNVAHEIDIINTLEKAGNSVSETDLGAYLIQLSGDESSHIVFPSLHMTREDIGRMLHKELGLQLSDRSTTEEIVTAVRQLLRRKYMEADIGISGANAISADTGSVVLVENEGNIRIDTVLPPVHIIITGIDKIVPTLNDAMKEAMVQSAYAGLYPPTYVNITSGPSSTADIELRRVSPATGPKEVHVILLDNGRMEASRDESMKEALLCIKCGRCYFACPVYRVLGKEWGRQPYGGPTGAMWTAIVNGDYATAEYCTHSGGCREVCPMKINIPRVLEYIKWENMRPSQ; this comes from the coding sequence ATGAGCAACTGGAGCATTGCAATTGAACGTGCCCTGGAAAACAACGTGCCTAAGGTTGATTCCATCCTTGAGAAATATCCATACCTTCACATGATGGCGGATGAAATAAGGGACGCAAAGCTGAGGGTCATTGCCGATCTTGATTCATATGTGAAGCAGACCATGGAATCTGTAGAGGCAACCGGAGGCAGGGCATACCTTGCAAGAACAACTGACGAAGCCCGGGACATCCTGAAGAAGATTGTGGGTACGGGCCGAAAAATAGTCATGGCAAAGTCAAACGTGGCACATGAGATAGACATTATCAACACTCTTGAGAAAGCCGGTAATTCAGTATCAGAGACGGACCTGGGGGCATATCTGATTCAGCTTTCTGGAGATGAATCATCACACATCGTCTTCCCGTCACTGCACATGACAAGGGAGGATATAGGCAGGATGCTTCATAAAGAGCTTGGGCTGCAGCTATCAGACAGATCAACCACGGAGGAGATTGTTACTGCAGTGAGGCAGCTTTTGCGAAGGAAATACATGGAAGCCGACATTGGCATATCCGGTGCCAATGCAATCTCAGCTGACACAGGATCTGTGGTACTTGTAGAAAACGAGGGGAACATACGCATAGATACGGTGCTGCCCCCGGTTCATATCATAATAACTGGAATAGACAAGATTGTGCCGACCCTGAATGATGCCATGAAGGAGGCCATGGTCCAGTCGGCATATGCAGGTCTCTATCCCCCAACATATGTTAACATAACATCTGGCCCAAGCTCAACTGCAGATATAGAGCTGAGGAGAGTGAGCCCGGCAACTGGGCCGAAAGAGGTTCATGTCATCCTTCTTGACAACGGGAGAATGGAAGCGAGCAGGGACGAATCCATGAAAGAAGCACTTCTATGCATAAAGTGTGGACGGTGTTATTTCGCCTGCCCTGTATACAGAGTACTGGGCAAGGAATGGGGACGGCAGCCCTATGGTGGACCTACCGGGGCTATGTGGACTGCCATTGTCAACGGGGACTATGCAACGGCAGAGTACTGCACACACTCTGGAGGATGTAGGGAAGTTTGCCCAATGAAAATCAACATTCCAAGGGTGCTGGAATATATAAAATGGGAAAACATGCGCCCCAGTCAATAA
- a CDS encoding nucleotidyl transferase AbiEii/AbiGii toxin family protein, giving the protein MKLPIAKQLKKQSQVQIAFLQDEIIDVLYSLTDDLVFHGGTAIWRCYEGKRFCEDLDFYSHSFPEILTEFQESVMSHGLSVPRIKDTGDAISLTIKNNNAMVRVEVNHVSSVTGNQMAYELSDVTHVEVLSLTADQFINEKMLAYTDRRYIRDIYDIYHISTNYQLLASTRINLMEFLSDLPPTVDEPVLRTLVYTGLTPTFENMVRDIKRHIR; this is encoded by the coding sequence ATGAAATTACCCATAGCAAAGCAACTGAAAAAACAATCTCAAGTTCAGATTGCCTTTCTTCAGGATGAAATCATAGATGTTCTCTATTCGCTGACAGATGATTTGGTTTTCCATGGAGGAACAGCCATCTGGCGATGCTATGAAGGTAAGAGATTCTGCGAGGATCTTGATTTTTATTCCCACTCTTTTCCAGAAATCTTGACGGAATTTCAGGAATCAGTCATGTCACATGGTCTGTCAGTTCCAAGGATTAAAGATACCGGAGATGCAATATCCTTAACCATAAAGAACAATAACGCAATGGTAAGGGTAGAAGTCAACCACGTATCCAGTGTGACAGGCAATCAGATGGCTTACGAGCTCAGTGATGTGACTCATGTTGAGGTCTTAAGTCTGACAGCTGACCAGTTTATCAACGAGAAAATGCTGGCTTATACTGATCGCCGTTACATCAGAGACATTTATGATATTTACCACATTTCAACCAATTATCAATTGCTGGCTTCCACCCGGATAAATCTTATGGAATTCCTATCCGACTTACCACCAACTGTTGATGAACCCGTACTGCGGACACTTGTTTACACTGGGCTGACTCCAACCTTTGAGAACATGGTAAGAGACATAAAGAGGCATATTAGATGA
- a CDS encoding flavin reductase family protein — MATDKESGTAWNQKSADSSDDNTYETSYEHDIEKIKPKILYFGTPVVLVSTVDSEGNVNLSPMSSAWALGNSIVLGLSTLGKTFENLRNTRECTLNFPDGTMWKNVEKLAPLTGKNPVPEQKSSVFRYEPHKFSASGLTPVMSENVTPPRVLECQLQMECSVSNIYDLREGNSAFAAIVEVKAIAVYAHRDIILDRSHVNPPLWKPLIYSFRHYFTLGMELGKSFRSET, encoded by the coding sequence ATGGCAACAGATAAGGAATCTGGGACAGCATGGAATCAGAAAAGTGCAGATAGTAGCGATGACAATACTTATGAGACCAGTTACGAACATGACATAGAAAAAATCAAGCCAAAAATACTGTATTTTGGCACCCCAGTGGTACTGGTCTCAACAGTTGACAGTGAAGGAAATGTCAATCTCTCTCCGATGTCATCGGCATGGGCGCTTGGAAACTCCATTGTACTTGGGCTCTCGACACTTGGGAAAACCTTCGAGAATCTCCGGAACACCAGAGAATGCACACTGAACTTCCCAGATGGCACAATGTGGAAGAATGTAGAGAAATTGGCACCCCTCACGGGAAAGAATCCCGTGCCTGAACAGAAATCAAGTGTTTTCAGGTATGAACCCCATAAATTCTCTGCCTCCGGCCTTACACCTGTAATGTCTGAAAATGTAACGCCGCCAAGGGTGCTTGAATGCCAGCTGCAGATGGAGTGCTCGGTGAGCAACATTTATGATCTGAGGGAGGGCAATTCCGCCTTTGCCGCAATCGTGGAGGTCAAAGCAATAGCGGTGTATGCGCACAGGGACATAATTCTGGACAGAAGCCATGTTAATCCGCCCTTGTGGAAACCCCTCATCTATTCTTTCCGCCACTACTTCACGCTTGGAATGGAGCTTGGCAAGAGCTTCAGGTCGGAAACATAG